A window of Rosa rugosa chromosome 7, drRosRugo1.1, whole genome shotgun sequence genomic DNA:
CAATGTGCTTAAGAGCAACATTCCTCTGATGATCCATTTCAGCCTCAGTATCTGTGAAGTTCTCTCTGAAAACCAAATGCCTATACATAACACCTGTTTTCCTAAGCACTTCAGAAACCTCATTCGACTCGGTCTTCCCTTCCACCACAATCCACAACAATGGCTGAGGAACCAACTTTATGGTATTTGCCAATCTTCTCAGAAACACACATTTTAGTGGGTTTTTGGTGCTTGTCGGTGTGACTATGATAATAAACCTTCTTGGTGTCAAATTGGGTTctttcacttcttcttcttcatcttctgacATCCTCCTTTCGGATTCGAAGTAGGTTTCTTCAGAATTTGGAGGGGAGGATGCTGCCATTGCCAAATTTTCTGCTTCCGCTATCAAACTTCTATTGAAATTTGCGACTTGTTGCGGCGGTTCTACTGGTTGAGGCGAAAACTCTATTTTCTTTGATGAACTCACAGCAGGTTTAGACAAGATGGAAGGTTTAAACGTTGGAGCAAAGCCTGTAAAGAATCCCATAaca
This region includes:
- the LOC133721593 gene encoding beta-1,4-xylosyltransferase IRX9; its protein translation is MGTTERSRKKVQLWKKAAVHFALCFVMGFFTGFAPTFKPSILSKPAVSSSKKIEFSPQPVEPPQQVANFNRSLIAEAENLAMAASSPPNSEETYFESERRMSEDEEEEVKEPNLTPRRFIIIVTPTSTKNPLKCVFLRRLANTIKLVPQPLLWIVVEGKTESNEVSEVLRKTGVMYRHLVFRENFTDTEAEMDHQRNVALKHIEQHKLSGIVHFAGLSNVYDLGFFDQLREIEVFGTWPMALLAANKKKVIIEGPVCDSSQVIGWHILRKMNNTDQTDDTNRLRIHISSFAFNSSILWDPERWGRTSSLQSTSQNSMKFVKQVVLEDETKLKGIPPEDCSKIMLWSLH